The following is a genomic window from Prunus persica cultivar Lovell chromosome G7, Prunus_persica_NCBIv2, whole genome shotgun sequence.
CATGTACTAAAATCTCCCCATAATCATTATACCTTTTAGAATTCATTAATTGTTAATTTATTAAACGTTAAGTATGTTAGTATTGTAGATAATGGAATGTCTTTAATTCTTGtcgatttttaaattttaattttacaaaTGATGTGATATTTATAAAGTTCTTTTCATAAAACTCACCATAGATATGTAtagttcttgttttttttttttttttgctatgATAGTTCTCGTATTCATGTCAGTCATATATGACATTTTATGATCAAGTGAAGATAAATACCAGTAAATCAGTGACAAATTGGGTGTGTACacaattgattgattgatcgttaaaattgacatttttcttataaaaaaaattagataacaTAAGGATTTAGGGTAGgatatgaaattatgaaaaagtgtgGGGATGTAACAACAACTTTCCCTTTAGTTCCCCAatcaaataaaccaaaaaaaacaaaaacaagtgaAGGAAGCAAAGGTGCATGGTACTTTGAGGAGCCAAAGCCACTCTCAAACTTGTGGCCTTGTCAGGGTTCACTCTCAGATGGGTCAGCCCCAATTGTCCATCATCATTCAGACTCTCACCCCCCTCTTTTATAGGACCCACACCATCCCTCCTCACCCCCACATACATCACCCCCTCCCCTCCTCCtccctctcatttctcctctcccaatttctccatttcctccTCTTTTTTCACCACACCCAAAACTacacctctttctctctccaaattttcatGGACAAGGTTGAGAAGGAGACTCAAGACTTCATGAACGTAGAGTCATTTTCTCAGCTCCCCTTCATCCGCCCGGCCCCTCCCGTCAACAAAGAGAAGGGCATCCGCCTCTTTGGCATAGAATTCGGCGCAGACACCCCCACGGAAGACTCCGAATCCCTCGACTACACCAATGCCTGCGAAGACGCCGCCGCGAAAGAGTACAACATCAacaccaccaccgccaccaacagcaacaacaaaagcaaCGAAAGCGGAGGCGAGAGCAGCCGGAGATTTGAATGCCACTACTGCTGCCGGAACTTCCCGACCTCCCAAGCCCTCGGGGGCCACCAAAACGCGCACAAGAGAGAGCGGCAGCACGCAAAACGCGAGCACCTCCAGTCGGCCATGGTGCATGCCGGCCACCACGGCCTATCTCACGACGCGCACCACCACGTGTACGGCTTAATGAACTACACAACTTCTAGGCTTGGGGCTTCACCTCACCATCACCATACTGCTTATCCATCTTGGAATAGTAGCCACTCTAGCTCCATTGCTGGTGCTCATCAACATACTAGGTTTTACGGAAACTCTGGTGGGACGTACGGCACGCAATCAGCCCCCATAAATGGGAGCCCTTTGGCCCTGTGGCGGATCCCTGCAGTTCAGGGTACTACTAACCCTAGTTTCAATCGTGACCGTTCGATGAATTTGTTCGCCGGCGGGGAGGAGATGAAGGCAGCAGGGGTCGGTGGGACGGGCGGTCAAGGACGGTACGTGTATGACTCGTCGATGGCGAGTGTGCAAGACCATGTGAGTTTGGATCTTCATCTGTAATAAGATTAAGGCTGCTATGATTTGGATAACTActttaatcaattaattaattagtactactttagagggaaaaaaagagagagaatttgatgatgatgagagagaagggaattaattaattaattgtttttaatatataatctCCTGGGATTAATGCAAATGAGGCCAATTTTAGGAAATATTCCTGCTCATAACTTCTTCAGTCACAATTTTTAGTATGGTTTCGGTATGTAAATGAGGAAATCATGTGTTTGGAGAAATCTTCATCaatgtaattaaaaataatcagGAAGCAGTACTATTCTTGATTCTGAAAGCAAAACTTACTGTTTACAGGCAAGGAAATTGCTATTTTTGTGAAGCAAAATTTTCGTTTAGATTTCGTTCCATCAGCAAAGTTGGGTTCATTTCATTCAGAGCAatgtctctctcttctttgagAGAGTATAGTTTAACTTTTGTCCACACGTGTGAGGAATATATGGCATCGGTTAGGAGGTGCATGGACTTTTGTAGATACACACGTGTGGCTATGTCGATGTATTTGTTTGGTTCTCTAGACAGGTGGGGTGATGAGAGAGGTGGAATTTGATTCAGTGTATCACACTGCTGCACACACACTCACACAGAAGAAAGATGATGATCAGGTGATAAGGTTTGATGATAGTGTTCTGTTTTCTGCTGCCTCAAAATATGCAGAAAGAAAATGATACATCCATGGAATTTTGCAGGTTGCATTGCTTCCTGCTACACtttaatttatgtatttttgcTTATATTCAGTGCAAttgatttgagagagagacacaCAGAAACAGAGaggcacagagagagagagagagagagagagagagagagagagagagagagagagagagagagagagagagacatttATCTTGTTTCTATTATGTGAATGATGTGAGCCCATCAAAGTTTAAATTATGTCTTGTTTCTACTTAATGATTGAGGCAGAAACCTCCTTATTCATGACACTAATGGCTGAGGAGACAGAAAGGCaactaaatttacttttttggaCCTTATTTATTTCTACGCCACTATATTTACACTCTAGATTTGTCATTCTGCGCTCCAAAT
Proteins encoded in this region:
- the LOC18771297 gene encoding zinc finger protein 8, with translation MGQPQLSIIIQTLTPLFYRTHTIPPHPHIHHPLPSSSLSFLLSQFLHFLLFFHHTQNYTSFSLQIFMDKVEKETQDFMNVESFSQLPFIRPAPPVNKEKGIRLFGIEFGADTPTEDSESLDYTNACEDAAAKEYNINTTTATNSNNKSNESGGESSRRFECHYCCRNFPTSQALGGHQNAHKRERQHAKREHLQSAMVHAGHHGLSHDAHHHVYGLMNYTTSRLGASPHHHHTAYPSWNSSHSSSIAGAHQHTRFYGNSGGTYGTQSAPINGSPLALWRIPAVQGTTNPSFNRDRSMNLFAGGEEMKAAGVGGTGGQGRYVYDSSMASVQDHVSLDLHL